GAAGATGAAGCAGTTGCAAATAACTATACAGTTCAGGTTTCAGTAGCTGCAAATGCAGCAGCAACAAATGTTGTTTTAAGTATTGATGAAAACACAAGTGTACATCAAGCTCCAGTTGTTTTAAATGCCCAATTTAGTAATGAAATTACAGATTTTGATACAGACGATTTTCAGCTAACAAACGCTGTGGTTTCTAAAATTGTAAAAATTGACAACCAAAATTTTAAAGTAGAAATAGTTCCTATAAAAGAAGGGAGTTTTTCTGTTATGGTAGCTCCAAATTCAGTTGTAGATGCAGATTTAAAAGTGAATTTTCCATCCAATACAGTTGCATTAAATTATGATAAAACAAAACCAATACTTACCAATTTAAGTTACGGAATAGAAAATAATAATGAGTTTTTTGAAATCACTTTTAGCGAAGAAATTATAAATCAAGATATTTCTGATTTTGAATTTACGGGTTCAAATGCAGCTATTTATTTTAAATCTTCTTTATTTAGAGTAAGACCAAATACATTTCGATTGGCTATTTTTAGAATAGATAATAACCCTCAAGAAGGAAATATTTTCTTAAAACTAAAATCAAATTCAGATATTGTAGATCTTGAAGGAAATAAAATTTTACTCCAAGAAATGAGTTCTTTTTATAGAGATAATCAACCACCAACTGCACCAACTTTAAACGATGTTGTTGGCGTTTGTAATGCAACTGTTTCAGAGATACCAAAGGCTACAGATACAGTTTCTGGAGAAATTTTAGGCGTAACACAAGATGCTTTAAGCTATACAGAACAAGGTGAGTATTCTATAACTTGGACCTTTACTGATGAGGCTGGAAATGTTGCAACAGCCATTCAAAAAGTGATTGTAAGTGATGAAATTGCGCCAATTGCACCAACTCTAGAAACGGTTTCAGACGAGTGCAGTGTTACAATAACTTCAATTCCAACTGCAACAGACAATTGTGCAGGAACTATTATAGGTGAAACTTCAGACCCATTAACTTACAATTCACAAGGCGAACATTTAGTAACTTGGTCTTTTGATGATGGTAATGGAAATATCACAACAACTAAACAAAAAGTAATTATTAAAGATGTTACTTTTCCTGTAGTTCCAGAATTACCAGATATTAGAGCAGTTTCTAGTGTAACTTTAACAGCGCCAAAAGCACAAGATAATTGTGGAGAAGTTGTTGAGGGAATTACTTTTGATCCTATTTTTTACGATGAACCTGGTGAATATATTGTGTATTGGTTTTTTGACGATGTCAGTGGAAATTCGATAAGAGGATCTCAAAAAGTATTTATTATTAGAGGTACACCAGTTGCTCCAGTTTTACCAGATTTAAGAGCAGATTGTAGTGTTACCGTTTTTAATACACCTACTTTAGAAACCATTTCTGGTACAATTACAGCAACAACTGCAGATGCTTTAACTTACACAGAGCAAGGAGAATTTGTTATTTCATGGATTTTCGATTTAGGTAATGGAACGCAATTAACATCAACTCAAAAAGTAATTGTAAAAGATGAAATTGCACCAGAAGCCCCTTTTTTAAATGATATCACAAGCGAATGCAGTTATACTTTTTCAGAAATTCCAACAACTTATGATGGCTGTGCAGAATTAGTAACTGCAACTACATCAGATCCTTTAACTTACACTAAAGCTGGCAATTATACAATTACTTGGTCTTTTGATGATGGAAATGGAAACGTATCAACAAGTACTCAAAACATAACTATTACAGATACTTTAGCGCCTGAAAAACCGACATTATCAGACGTAAATGCACAATGTAGTGTTAGTTTAGTGGCACCAACTACCACAGATAATTGTGCAGGAACCATAACAGGAACAACAACAGACCCTATATTTTATAATGTTTCAGGGACATACACCGTAAATTGGGTTTTTGATGATGGAAATGGAAATTCTACAACAGCTTCACAAAACGTAATTATAAGCAATTCTTCTGCACCAATTCCACCAGAACTACCAGCTGTAAAAGCAGCTTGTTCTGTAACGATTACAGAAAATCCTGAAACAGCAGGAAACGGATGTTCTGGGACTATTGTTGGCACAACAACAGATGCATTGTATTATGATGAACAAGGTGAATATACAATCATTTGGACTTTTGATTACGGAAATGGTATTGTATTACAATCCAATCAAAAAGTAATTGTTAAAGATGAAACTTTACCAGAAATTCCAGTTTTGCAAGATGTTTTATCAGAATGTTCCCTAACGATTACCAATATACCAACAACTACAGATAATTGCGCAGGAACCATAACAGGAACAACAACAGATTCTTTAACGTATAATCAGCAAGGAGAATTTAGTATTACTTGGACTTTTGATGATGGAAATGGGAATATTTCCACAGCCAATCAAAAAGTAATTGTAAAAGATGAAACTGCTCCTGTAATTCCAGATTTAGCTGATATTTCATCAGAATGTTCCCTAACGATTACCAATATTCCAACAACTACAGATAATTGTGCAGGAACCATAACAGGAACAACAACAGATCCTTTAACATATAATCAGCAAGGAGAATTTACCATTATTTGGACTTTTGATGATGGAAATGGGAATATTTCAACAGCCAATCAAAAAGTAATTGTAAAAGATGAAACAGCGCCAGTAATTCCAGATTTAGCCGATATTTCATCAGAATGCTCTATAACAATTTCAGATATTCCAACAACAACAGATAATTGTGAAGGAACGATTACAGGGACAACAACAGACAACTTAACGTACAATCAACAAGGAGAATTTACGATTACTTGGTCTTTTGATGATGGAAATGGAAACATTTCAACAGCCAATCAAAAAGTAATTGTAAAAGATGAAACTGCTCCTGTAATTCCAGATTTAGCTGATATTTCATCAGAATGTTCCCTAGCGATTACCAATATCCCAATAACCACAGATAATTGTGTAGGAAATATAACAGGAACAACAACAGATTCTTTAATTTACAATCAGCAAGGAGAATTTACTATTATTTGGACTTTTGATGATGGAAATGGGAATGTTTCCACAGCAAATCAAAAGGTAATTATTAAAGATGAAACTGCTCCTGTAATTCCAGTTTTACAAGATATTTCATCAGAATGTTCTATTGTAATTTCAGATATTCCAACAACCACAGATAATTGTGCAGGAACGATTACAGGAACAACAAACGATTCTTTAACATATAATCAACAAGGAGAATTTACGATTATTTGGACTTTTGATGATGGAAATGGAAACGTTTCAACAGCCAATCAAAAAGTAATTGTTAAAGATGAAACTGCGCCAGAAATTAAAGCAAAAGATTTTGAATTGGAACTTGATGATAGTGGTAATGCAACTTTGGAAATTTCAGATATTGACAACGGTTCAACAGATAATTGTGGAATTGCTTCTTATAATTTATCCAAAACAAATTTTGCAGTAGCTGATTTAGGTGAAAATGATGTTGTTTTTACAGTGACTGATATTCATGGAAATTCAGATTTTGTAAGTATAAAAGTTACAGTTATACAAAAAGTATTGTCAACAGAAGATATAGAACTAAAAGACTTAATTCAATTATATCCAAATCCTGTTAGTAGAAAGTTATTTATAAAAATTGATGAAACTGTAAAAATTAATAAAATTGAAATTTTTTCTATCAATGGTAAAACAATTTTATCAAAAAATAAAAGTCAGGATTTTGTTGATGTAAAACCTTTTGCTATTGGTGTTTATTTTATAAAAATAACTACAGAAAAAGGTTTTCTGCTAAAAAAGTTTATAAAGAGTCAGTATTAGTTTGCCCAAATAAAAACCCATTAAAGAGCTTAATGGGTTTTTATTTGGTTTATAAAAAAGTAAAAAAATATTATTCAATTAATTTTATTGAAGAAGCTACAAATTTATTAGAGACAATTTCACCTTCAATTTTTGCTTTTCTAACTACATTACAAAAACCTGTTTGTTCATCATGAGCATCTCCAAAATCATCAATGCTAAAACCCTCAACAAAATAGGCTTTATCATTAATTTTTACAGCTAAATTGCAACCATCGCCTTCTAAATCAAATTGACATTGCCCACATGCAATTGGTGCTTCTAAAACACTAACTTTTAATTTTGTTTGGCAGGCTACTATAATTAAAAAGCTTAAAACGATTATTTTTTTCATGATTATTTTTCTCTTGAGTTAAGTTCAGTTTTTATTTTTTTCATCGATATAAATTGTACAGGAAGAATCGCTGCGCAAGAAACACCAACTACAAATAAAGCAATAAAAGTTGCATTATTATCTTTAAACAACATACCATAAATAGTTATGGATAACAATAAACCAATGACAATTATCAAAGCAATCGAAATTATTTTTAATCCTTTTAAGCTGCCTTGTAATTCTTTAGTCGATTTACTTTCTAAATTATTTTCCATTTCTAATTATTTTTATTTACAACAGTAAGCACTACAAAGTGCAACTGAAAACTGATTACTTTTTAGACCAACTATCCCTCAACCCAACAATTTTATTAAAAACTAAATGTTCTTTTGTAGAATCGTCATCAACATTAAAATAACCCATTCTTTGAAATTGAAAACGTTCACCAATTTCAGCAGACTGTAAACTTGGTTCAACAAAAGCTTCAATAATTTCTAAAGAATTAGGGTTGATAAATTCCATAAAATCTTTGTCTTTATGAGAGTCTGGAGCTTCATCTAAAAACAATCGATCATAAGCTCTTACTTCTGCTTTGATAGCATGTTTTACAGAAACCCAATGCAAAGTTCCTTTTACTTTACGCTTGCTTTCTTCAGTGTCCATGCCAGATTTTGTTAATGGATCGTAGGTACATTGAATTTCAATAACATTTCCATCAGCATCTTTTGTACAGCTGTTTGCTTTTATAAAATAAGCGTTTTTTAAACGAACTTCGCTACCCAACTTCAATCTAAAAAACTTCTTATTTGCTTCTTCTCTAAAATCCTCTTTTTCAATATAAATTTCTCTAGAAAAAGGAACTTCTCTGCTGCCAAAACCATCTTCATAATCATTATAATTGGCATCTAACATTTCCTCTGTATCCTCAGGATAATTTGTAATTACCACTTTTACAGGGTCTAAAACAGCCATTACTCTTGGTGCATTTTTATTTAAATCTTCACGAATTTTAAACTCTAAAAGTGCTACATCAATTACATTTTCACGTTTAGAAACTCCAACAGTTTCTATAAAACTTTTTATAGATTCTGGAGTATAACCACGTCTACGTAAACCAGAAATTGTTGGCATTCTTGGATCATCCCAACCAGCCACAATTCCATTCTCAACCAACGTTAACAATTTACGTTTACTCATAATTGTATAACTCAAATTCAAACGAGAAAACTCACGTTGTTTTGGCGGATTTGGGTATTCAGATTTGCTATACTCTAAAACATTTTCTTTAAACCAATCGTACAATTCTCTGTGAGGTTTAAACTCTAAAGAACATAAAGAATGCGAAATTTGCTCAATATAATCGCTTTCTCCATGCGTCCAATCGTACATTGGGTAAATGCACCAATCATCTCCAGTTCTATGATGCGTTTTGTACATAATTCTGTACATTAAAGGATCACGTAGTAACATATTTGGAGATTCCATATCAATCTTAGCACGCAAAGTATGCTCACCTTCTTTGAATTTTCCATCTTTCATTCCTTGAAACAACTCCAAGTTTTCTTCCACAGATCTATTTCTAAAAGGACTATTTGTTCCAACCTGAGTTGGCGTTCCTTTTTGCGCTCTCATTTCTTCTGATGATTGAGAATCTACATACGCTTTTCCATCTTTTATCAACAGAATTGCCCAATCATAAAGTTGCTGAAAATAATCAGAAGAATAGCATTCATTAGCCCAAGAATACCCCAACCAAGAAATATCTTTCTTAATAGCATCTACATATTCTTGCTCCTCTTTTGCAGGGTTTGTATCGTCAAAACGCAAATTAACTGGTGCATTGTATTTTTCACCCAAACCAAAACTAATTCCAATGGCTTTTGTGTGCCCAATGTGTAAATAACCATTTGGTTCTGGTGGAAAACGAAAACGTAAATCCTCTTTTGGCATTCCATTTGCCAAATCTTCTTCTATAATATGCTCTAAAAAATTGAGCGAATTCTTCTCTTCAGACATCCTTTTCTATAAATAAATTGAAGCGCAAAATTACGTAAAATACTTTTTAGACTTTGAGCATTCGTAACAAAATTGTAAATTCAGCAACTAATCAATAAACACCATAAATTATGAGCAATCAAATTAGAAATTATACCTGTCCTAAATGCAATAACAAAACCTATAAATTAGGTCAAATGCGAGCAACTGGAGGAACTTTATCTAAAATTTTTGACATTCAAAATCAGAAATTTACAAGCGTAACCTGCGAAAAATGTACATATACCGAATTTTATAAAACAAAAACAAGCGCAATTAGCAACGTTTTCGACTTTTTTACAAGTTAATTTTTTTGGGCGTTCCCAAGCAGAAAAGCTTGGTCGCGCTTTACGTTATATCTTTTTTTCAGAATTTATTAAAGTATCTGTAATTTTATCACCCAATTTATTCCTTAAATAATACATTGATTTTAAAAAAGCATAAAAAAGGATGCCACTTCAATCGCTAACGCAGGCATTTTTATCAGTTAAAGTTTTAATAAAAGCTAATTCAGTATTTATATTTTGTCGTAATTTTGCAACATGAAAAATGATGATGATAAAAAACCAGATTTAGTTGTTTTTAATGAGGAAACGCAACAATATGATGCTGCTTTAAAACCTTATGGAACATCAGCAAGTTCACCTGTAATTAAGCCATTAAATACTGCCAGTTGGAAAAATGATGGAATTACACGTGTAAATAAACAACTAAAATCTAAGTTTGATGAGGTTAAAAAAGAATACGAAGCTTTAATGCAAAAGTTTCAGTATAATGATTTAATCTACAATGCAAAATTTAGTTTTGAGCCAATTTTTGGTGAAAATTATCATTTGTACAACAACAGAAATGGTGAACCCTTTTTGTC
The DNA window shown above is from Polaribacter sp. Hel_I_88 and carries:
- a CDS encoding T9SS type A sorting domain-containing protein, with product MKIKFFHFLLIIANLCLVTNGFSQEPNWEVKPTNYQYSMTFTTFLNVNGTTLTSVNDKVAVFVNDEIRGVANVTFEADDNKYVAYLTAYANTNNEPLTFRIYDSKNDVVVSVSKTINFQIDANLGSVFQAVSIANPALNTTAILNDIIFTNATSLNTVKNGNTFQIELPPGTDITNLKPIFNVIDGAKVYVGNKLQESGISEVDFTFPIIFTVLSEDEAVANNYTVQVSVAANAAATNVVLSIDENTSVHQAPVVLNAQFSNEITDFDTDDFQLTNAVVSKIVKIDNQNFKVEIVPIKEGSFSVMVAPNSVVDADLKVNFPSNTVALNYDKTKPILTNLSYGIENNNEFFEITFSEEIINQDISDFEFTGSNAAIYFKSSLFRVRPNTFRLAIFRIDNNPQEGNIFLKLKSNSDIVDLEGNKILLQEMSSFYRDNQPPTAPTLNDVVGVCNATVSEIPKATDTVSGEILGVTQDALSYTEQGEYSITWTFTDEAGNVATAIQKVIVSDEIAPIAPTLETVSDECSVTITSIPTATDNCAGTIIGETSDPLTYNSQGEHLVTWSFDDGNGNITTTKQKVIIKDVTFPVVPELPDIRAVSSVTLTAPKAQDNCGEVVEGITFDPIFYDEPGEYIVYWFFDDVSGNSIRGSQKVFIIRGTPVAPVLPDLRADCSVTVFNTPTLETISGTITATTADALTYTEQGEFVISWIFDLGNGTQLTSTQKVIVKDEIAPEAPFLNDITSECSYTFSEIPTTYDGCAELVTATTSDPLTYTKAGNYTITWSFDDGNGNVSTSTQNITITDTLAPEKPTLSDVNAQCSVSLVAPTTTDNCAGTITGTTTDPIFYNVSGTYTVNWVFDDGNGNSTTASQNVIISNSSAPIPPELPAVKAACSVTITENPETAGNGCSGTIVGTTTDALYYDEQGEYTIIWTFDYGNGIVLQSNQKVIVKDETLPEIPVLQDVLSECSLTITNIPTTTDNCAGTITGTTTDSLTYNQQGEFSITWTFDDGNGNISTANQKVIVKDETAPVIPDLADISSECSLTITNIPTTTDNCAGTITGTTTDPLTYNQQGEFTIIWTFDDGNGNISTANQKVIVKDETAPVIPDLADISSECSITISDIPTTTDNCEGTITGTTTDNLTYNQQGEFTITWSFDDGNGNISTANQKVIVKDETAPVIPDLADISSECSLAITNIPITTDNCVGNITGTTTDSLIYNQQGEFTIIWTFDDGNGNVSTANQKVIIKDETAPVIPVLQDISSECSIVISDIPTTTDNCAGTITGTTNDSLTYNQQGEFTIIWTFDDGNGNVSTANQKVIVKDETAPEIKAKDFELELDDSGNATLEISDIDNGSTDNCGIASYNLSKTNFAVADLGENDVVFTVTDIHGNSDFVSIKVTVIQKVLSTEDIELKDLIQLYPNPVSRKLFIKIDETVKINKIEIFSINGKTILSKNKSQDFVDVKPFAIGVYFIKITTEKGFLLKKFIKSQY
- a CDS encoding DUF6370 family protein, giving the protein MKKIIVLSFLIIVACQTKLKVSVLEAPIACGQCQFDLEGDGCNLAVKINDKAYFVEGFSIDDFGDAHDEQTGFCNVVRKAKIEGEIVSNKFVASSIKLIE
- a CDS encoding glutamine--tRNA ligase/YqeY domain fusion protein; the encoded protein is MSEEKNSLNFLEHIIEEDLANGMPKEDLRFRFPPEPNGYLHIGHTKAIGISFGLGEKYNAPVNLRFDDTNPAKEEQEYVDAIKKDISWLGYSWANECYSSDYFQQLYDWAILLIKDGKAYVDSQSSEEMRAQKGTPTQVGTNSPFRNRSVEENLELFQGMKDGKFKEGEHTLRAKIDMESPNMLLRDPLMYRIMYKTHHRTGDDWCIYPMYDWTHGESDYIEQISHSLCSLEFKPHRELYDWFKENVLEYSKSEYPNPPKQREFSRLNLSYTIMSKRKLLTLVENGIVAGWDDPRMPTISGLRRRGYTPESIKSFIETVGVSKRENVIDVALLEFKIREDLNKNAPRVMAVLDPVKVVITNYPEDTEEMLDANYNDYEDGFGSREVPFSREIYIEKEDFREEANKKFFRLKLGSEVRLKNAYFIKANSCTKDADGNVIEIQCTYDPLTKSGMDTEESKRKVKGTLHWVSVKHAIKAEVRAYDRLFLDEAPDSHKDKDFMEFINPNSLEIIEAFVEPSLQSAEIGERFQFQRMGYFNVDDDSTKEHLVFNKIVGLRDSWSKK
- a CDS encoding zinc ribbon domain-containing protein — its product is MSNQIRNYTCPKCNNKTYKLGQMRATGGTLSKIFDIQNQKFTSVTCEKCTYTEFYKTKTSAISNVFDFFTS
- a CDS encoding DUF2452 domain-containing protein produces the protein MKNDDDKKPDLVVFNEETQQYDAALKPYGTSASSPVIKPLNTASWKNDGITRVNKQLKSKFDEVKKEYEALMQKFQYNDLIYNAKFSFEPIFGENYHLYNNRNGEPFLSIIEPAQCSFEYLGSFRLNTDKMWEKID